A window of the Helianthus annuus cultivar XRQ/B chromosome 4, HanXRQr2.0-SUNRISE, whole genome shotgun sequence genome harbors these coding sequences:
- the LOC110937369 gene encoding uncharacterized protein LOC110937369, giving the protein MKVHPSPSNRNITLRYDTTAANGRQKKLRRLPHIFAKVLELPFADVSVQETANSFRFVVDTDDDVGSDVTAHTIEIVPGVTKIVVRGVRFIADFAINEVELKVWRFRLPPATLPELATAVFSDGELVVTVPKSE; this is encoded by the coding sequence ATGAAAGTTCATCCATCTCCGTCCAATCGAAACATCACACTCCGTTACGACACAACCGCCGCTAACGGCCGTCAAAAAAAGCTCCGGCGACTCCCACACATCTTCGCTAAAGTCCTGGAGCTCCCATTCGCCGATGTGTCGGTTCAGGAAACCGCTAATTCCTTCAGATTCGTCGTCGATACGGACGATGACGTCGGCTCTGACGTCACGGCTCACACCATTGAGATTGTTCCAGGTGTTACTAAAATTGTTGTTAGAGGTGTGCGTTTCATCGCTGATTTTGCGATTAATGAAGTGGAGCTCAAGGTGTGGCGGTTTCGACTTCCGCCTGCTACGCTGCCGGAGCTTGCGACGGCCGTTTTTAGTGACGGAGAGCTGGTGGTTACTGTGCCCAAATCAGAATGA
- the LOC118491592 gene encoding uncharacterized protein LOC118491592, translating into MNLMVKYMYIFFLLPVYAIVGSLVVQETSGDINSMNYCGQSCYSTVMSSSVSVNTSGIGVGNQLVLADLREGSTGPITVMVCRKWDVTSVNGRFMSTDYVVSDIKGGVMHCTARNNIAHYFFDKLKEGGVYLLKGFVVQRTDQYRILKDNPFVIGLNGSMVVKKVDDAGGSFTRYPFLLTAFEELEPTEGKYFLDVIGYVTEVGPQSVKSSGARAVEFNLTNER; encoded by the exons ATGAATCTGATGGTGAAGTATATGTATATCTTCTTCCTGTTGCCGGTATACGCCATCGTTGGTTCTTTGGTTGTTCAAGAAACTTCAGGTGATATTAATTCTATGAATTATTGTGGTCAG AGTTGTTACTCTACTGTCATGTCTAGCTCTGTTAGTGTTAATACATCAGGAATTGGTGTTGGCAACCAATTGGTCCTTGCTGACCTCCGTGAAGGGAGTACCGGCCCCATCACGGTTATGGTTTGCAGAAAGTGGGACGTCACAAGTGTCAATGGACGCTTCATGAGCACTGACTATGTCGTCAGTGATATAAAG GGAGGTGTCATGCATTGTACCGCCCGGAATAACATTGCACATTACTTCTTTGACAAGCTAAAAGAGGGTGGGGTATATTTACTCAAGGGTTTTGTAGTCCAACGCACCGATCAATACCGGATTCTGAAAGACAACCCCTTTGTTATCGGGTTAAATGGCTCCATGGTAGTTAAGAAGGTTGACGATGCCGGTGGTTCATTTACGCGCTACCCGTTCTTACTTACGGCGTTTGAGGAACTCGAACCAACAGAGGGCAAGTACTTTCTTG ATGTTATCGGATATGTTACTGAGGTGGGGCCGCAGTCTGTGAAATCATCGGGTGCTCGCGCAGTTGAGTTCAATCTAACCAACGAACGGTAG